In Haloimpatiens massiliensis, the following are encoded in one genomic region:
- the pnpS gene encoding two-component system histidine kinase PnpS produces the protein MKKKMMLYLCASIVTTLVVVTMLFMSIANLQYEANIRKQLKNNNNIIKNLIETNNLKDQKKFFIENFKDTYTRITYIDRYGNVIYDSKITTELENHKDRTEVKMAREKGQGSDLRISSTTNEKTLYVATRLQNGNIIRSSMSFHVIQKFNEDYIKYYFLVMLFVFFVIIVFANRISYIIIKPIKDLEFTTSRIAKGELDRRVNVNSTDEIGQLAKSFNKMASKLQETINDSVDKQTRLEAILKSMDSGVIAIDRTFKIIMINPYAEEIFGVFGNVVGKNLIEGIKSYDMENIFKENNDQYCEIRTVRPCERILRIKTADVVNRSEYIGKVAVLQDITDIKKLENVRSEFVANVSHELKTPLTSIKGFAETLKEVEDPETREKFLNIINDEAERLTRLISDIMTLSHIEKAKEAKKETMDVNKIILDIYNLMKNTAEDKGIDMHILGDSVPTIYGNVDRFKQMIINLVDNAIKYSEIGDTVYIITEKCKYNIKICIKDTGVGISQEHIPRLFERFYRVDKARSRSAGGTGLGLAIVKHIVLSMNGNIEVESVVGKGSKFTVILPYNEN, from the coding sequence ATGAAGAAAAAAATGATGCTTTATTTGTGTGCTTCTATTGTTACAACTTTAGTTGTTGTAACAATGTTATTTATGTCTATTGCAAATCTTCAATATGAGGCTAATATAAGAAAACAATTGAAAAATAATAATAACATAATAAAAAATTTAATAGAAACTAATAATTTAAAGGATCAAAAGAAATTTTTTATAGAAAATTTTAAGGATACATACACTAGAATTACTTATATAGATAGATATGGAAATGTAATATATGATTCTAAGATCACCACAGAATTAGAAAATCATAAAGATAGAACAGAAGTAAAAATGGCAAGGGAGAAAGGTCAGGGAAGTGACCTGAGAATAAGTAGTACAACAAATGAAAAAACGCTATATGTTGCAACTAGGCTTCAAAATGGAAATATAATAAGAAGTTCTATGTCTTTTCATGTTATACAAAAATTTAATGAAGATTATATAAAATATTATTTTTTGGTAATGTTATTTGTATTTTTTGTTATAATTGTTTTTGCAAATAGAATTTCATACATAATAATTAAACCAATAAAAGATTTAGAATTTACCACTTCCAGAATAGCAAAAGGGGAATTAGATAGAAGGGTTAATGTAAATTCAACAGATGAAATAGGACAATTAGCCAAAAGTTTTAATAAAATGGCATCTAAACTTCAAGAGACAATTAATGATTCCGTAGACAAGCAAACTAGATTAGAGGCTATACTAAAAAGTATGGATAGCGGAGTAATAGCTATAGATAGAACTTTTAAAATAATAATGATTAATCCTTATGCGGAAGAAATTTTTGGAGTATTTGGAAATGTAGTAGGTAAGAATTTAATAGAAGGTATAAAAAGTTATGATATGGAAAATATATTTAAAGAAAACAATGATCAATATTGTGAGATAAGAACAGTACGGCCTTGTGAAAGAATCTTAAGAATAAAAACTGCAGATGTAGTAAATAGAAGTGAGTATATTGGCAAAGTTGCAGTACTTCAAGATATAACAGACATAAAAAAATTAGAGAATGTTAGAAGTGAATTTGTAGCTAATGTGTCTCATGAACTTAAAACTCCTCTTACTTCTATAAAAGGATTTGCAGAAACATTAAAAGAAGTAGAAGATCCTGAAACTAGAGAAAAATTTTTAAATATAATAAATGATGAAGCAGAAAGATTAACAAGGCTTATAAGTGATATAATGACTCTTTCTCATATAGAGAAGGCAAAAGAAGCTAAAAAGGAAACTATGGATGTAAATAAAATAATATTAGATATATATAACTTAATGAAAAACACCGCTGAAGATAAAGGGATAGACATGCATATTCTTGGGGATTCGGTTCCAACTATATATGGCAATGTAGACCGATTTAAACAAATGATAATAAACTTAGTAGATAATGCCATAAAATACTCTGAAATAGGAGATACAGTTTATATAATAACTGAAAAGTGTAAATATAATATAAAGATATGTATTAAGGATACTGGAGTAGGTATATCACAAGAACATATACCAAGACTTTTTGAAAGATTTTATAGAGTTGATAAAGCTAGATCAAGAAGTGCAGGTGGAACTGGATTAGGATTGGCTATTGTAAAGCATATAGTATTAAGTATGAATGGAAATATTGAGGTGGAAAGTGTAGTTGGTAAGGGAAGCAAGTTTACAGTTATATTACCATATAATGAAAATTAA
- a CDS encoding phosphate ABC transporter substrate-binding protein — MKNKKSKKILLFLIIAMIGTVFVGCGNKAKEKANVGKEELSGTITALGSSALQPLVEEVAVEFLSKNPKARINVQGGGSGAGINQVASGNVEIGNSDVVAEKKLDDKNLAKELVDHKVCAIGFAMVVSKDVNIKTLTKEQISDIFSGKISNWKQLGGEDKQINIINRGKSSGTRATFVDTIMEGNSEKEGLGTTQDSSGNVRAAINKTEGAISYLALSYISEDVKKDLNIISINGIEPTEENIINRKYPFWSYEHMYTKGEPKGLTKVFLDYMVSEENKDLIKKMGYIPVDEIKK, encoded by the coding sequence ATGAAAAATAAAAAATCAAAAAAGATACTATTATTTTTAATCATTGCTATGATTGGAACTGTTTTTGTGGGTTGTGGCAACAAAGCTAAAGAAAAAGCAAATGTAGGTAAGGAAGAATTATCAGGTACAATAACAGCACTAGGATCTTCAGCACTTCAACCTCTAGTGGAGGAGGTGGCTGTAGAGTTTTTGTCTAAAAATCCAAAAGCTAGAATAAATGTTCAAGGTGGAGGAAGTGGAGCAGGCATAAACCAAGTAGCCTCTGGAAATGTAGAAATAGGAAATTCAGATGTGGTAGCAGAAAAAAAACTTGATGATAAAAATTTAGCAAAAGAATTAGTTGATCACAAAGTATGCGCTATAGGATTTGCTATGGTAGTAAGTAAAGATGTAAATATAAAAACTCTTACTAAAGAACAAATTTCAGATATATTTTCAGGAAAGATTAGTAATTGGAAACAACTAGGTGGAGAAGATAAGCAAATTAATATAATTAATAGAGGAAAATCTTCTGGAACTAGAGCTACTTTTGTGGATACTATAATGGAAGGTAATTCAGAGAAGGAAGGTTTGGGTACAACACAAGATTCAAGTGGAAATGTAAGAGCAGCTATAAATAAAACGGAGGGAGCTATAAGTTATCTTGCATTATCTTATATAAGTGAAGATGTTAAAAAAGATTTAAATATAATAAGCATAAATGGTATAGAACCTACAGAAGAAAATATAATAAATAGAAAATATCCTTTTTGGTCCTATGAGCATATGTATACAAAAGGTGAACCTAAAGGATTAACTAAGGTATTTTTGGACTATATGGTAAGTGAAGAAAATAAAGATTTAATAAAGAAAATGGGGTATATACCTGTAGATGAAATAAAAAAATAA
- the pstC gene encoding phosphate ABC transporter permease subunit PstC yields the protein MRNKINFNNFKNEYIGRAFVTFCGILIVALTLSIIFFIGSKGIRIFTVHHYSLKDFLFSTKWMPDATTPYFGTAIFIVGSIIISIGAVILSTPTGLAVAIFMKHISPSFGKKVLQPVMELFVGIPSVVYGWVGISLLIPFIKNTFGGIGFSLLAGIIVLSIMILPTITSIAYDSLNTVPIEYLEASYGLGATRWQTITKTIVPACKSGIITGVVLGLARAFGEALAVQMVIGNAVKMPKGLLNPTSTLTSILTMDMANTLTGTAWNDALWTVALLLLLISFLFILLTKFISRRGEMSGR from the coding sequence ATGAGAAATAAAATAAATTTTAATAATTTTAAAAATGAGTATATAGGAAGAGCATTCGTGACCTTTTGTGGTATTTTAATAGTAGCATTGACTTTATCTATAATATTCTTTATTGGAAGTAAAGGGATTAGAATTTTTACGGTACATCATTATTCTTTAAAAGATTTCTTATTTTCAACTAAATGGATGCCAGATGCTACCACTCCCTATTTTGGAACAGCTATATTTATAGTTGGTTCAATAATAATATCAATAGGAGCTGTAATTTTAAGTACCCCAACAGGTTTGGCAGTAGCAATATTTATGAAGCATATTTCTCCATCTTTTGGCAAAAAAGTGCTGCAACCAGTGATGGAATTATTTGTAGGAATACCTTCTGTAGTATATGGATGGGTTGGTATTAGTCTACTTATTCCATTTATAAAAAATACCTTTGGAGGCATAGGATTTAGCCTTTTAGCAGGAATAATTGTGCTCAGTATAATGATTTTGCCAACTATAACTAGCATAGCCTATGATTCACTAAATACTGTTCCCATAGAATACTTAGAAGCATCCTATGGCTTAGGAGCAACTAGATGGCAAACAATAACGAAAACTATAGTTCCCGCTTGCAAAAGTGGAATAATTACTGGAGTAGTATTAGGGCTTGCTAGGGCTTTTGGTGAAGCATTAGCTGTACAAATGGTAATAGGTAATGCAGTTAAAATGCCTAAGGGACTTTTGAATCCTACTAGTACCCTTACAAGTATTTTGACTATGGATATGGCAAATACCTTAACAGGTACTGCATGGAACGACGCTCTTTGGACTGTAGCACTATTATTACTTCTTATTTCATTTTTATTTATATTACTTACTAAGTTCATAAGTAGAAGGGGTGAGATGAGTGGACGCTAA
- the pstA gene encoding phosphate ABC transporter permease PstA: MDAKIKDRAWTGILYFVSAVVVLILAGLIGYILYKGNGFLKFSFLFGKEKRVGSGGGIGVQLFNSFYMLIIALLISVPLGVGAGIYLAEYGKEGRFLNIIRISIETMASLPSIVVGLFGLLVFVNLTNWGFTLFSGALAVSILNLPALTRVSENAIKSVSKGVKEGSLGLGATKFQTIWKIILPAALPQILTGIILASGRIFGEAAALLYTAGMSAPPLDFSLGNIFTSNSPFNVFRPAETLSVHIWKLNSEGMVPDAAQIASRASAVLITMVLLFNILARIVGKVIERTYMGSK; encoded by the coding sequence GTGGACGCTAAGATTAAAGACAGAGCATGGACTGGAATACTATATTTTGTATCAGCTGTAGTAGTGCTTATATTAGCAGGATTAATAGGTTATATATTATATAAAGGAAATGGTTTTTTAAAATTTAGTTTTTTATTTGGCAAGGAGAAAAGAGTAGGTTCAGGAGGTGGTATAGGAGTTCAGCTTTTTAATTCTTTTTATATGCTTATTATAGCACTTTTAATAAGTGTGCCACTAGGTGTTGGAGCAGGAATATATTTAGCTGAATACGGAAAAGAAGGTAGATTTTTAAACATAATAAGGATAAGTATAGAAACCATGGCATCATTACCATCTATAGTGGTAGGATTATTTGGACTTTTGGTGTTTGTAAATTTAACTAATTGGGGATTTACATTATTTTCAGGAGCATTAGCAGTATCTATATTAAATTTACCTGCCCTTACTAGAGTCAGCGAGAATGCTATAAAGTCAGTATCTAAAGGTGTTAAGGAAGGAAGTTTAGGATTAGGAGCAACTAAGTTTCAAACTATTTGGAAGATAATCTTACCAGCTGCATTACCTCAAATACTTACAGGGATTATTCTTGCATCTGGAAGAATATTTGGAGAAGCTGCAGCACTTTTATATACAGCTGGTATGAGTGCACCACCTTTGGATTTTTCATTAGGTAATATATTTACTTCAAATTCTCCATTTAATGTTTTTAGACCAGCAGAAACTCTATCTGTGCATATCTGGAAACTTAACTCAGAAGGAATGGTTCCAGATGCGGCACAGATAGCTAGCAGAGCATCAGCAGTGCTTATAACTATGGTTTTATTATTTAATATTTTAGCAAGAATAGTAGGCAAGGTTATAGAAAGAACTTATATGGGAAGTAAATAG
- the pstB gene encoding phosphate ABC transporter ATP-binding protein PstB, giving the protein MYIIETKNLELFYGNHQALKNINLKFEKNSVTSLIGPSGCGKSTFLRTINRMNDLIDGVKINGEVIYEDNNIYSEHWDTIELRKKIGMVFQKPNPFPMSIYDNVAYGPRIHGIKDKNKLDGIVEKSLKGAALWDEAKDRLKKNALGLSGGQQQRLCIARTLAVEPQVILMDEPTSALDPISTLKVEELMSDLKEKYTVIIVTHNMQQAGRISDNTVFFLNGEIVEFGKTEDIFYRPRDKRTEDYITGRFG; this is encoded by the coding sequence ATGTATATTATAGAAACTAAGAATTTAGAACTTTTTTATGGAAATCACCAAGCTTTAAAGAATATAAACTTAAAATTTGAAAAAAATTCTGTTACGTCCTTAATTGGACCTTCCGGTTGCGGAAAATCAACATTTCTTAGAACAATTAATAGAATGAATGACTTAATTGATGGAGTTAAAATAAATGGTGAAGTAATATATGAAGATAACAATATATATTCGGAACATTGGGATACTATAGAATTAAGAAAAAAAATTGGGATGGTATTTCAAAAACCTAATCCTTTTCCAATGAGTATTTATGACAATGTGGCATATGGTCCTAGGATACATGGAATAAAAGACAAAAATAAGCTAGATGGCATAGTAGAAAAGAGTTTAAAGGGAGCTGCACTTTGGGATGAAGCTAAAGATAGATTAAAGAAGAATGCATTAGGATTATCTGGAGGGCAACAACAGAGATTATGTATAGCTAGAACACTAGCAGTGGAGCCACAGGTTATATTAATGGATGAACCTACATCAGCACTAGATCCTATATCTACATTAAAAGTTGAAGAATTAATGTCTGATTTAAAAGAAAAATATACAGTTATAATAGTTACTCATAATATGCAGCAAGCTGGAAGAATATCCGACAATACAGTGTTTTTCTTAAATGGGGAAATAGTTGAGTTTGGAAAAACTGAGGATATATTCTATAGACCTAGAGATAAAAGGACAGAAGATTATATAACTGGTAGATTTGGATAG
- the phoU gene encoding phosphate signaling complex protein PhoU, with protein sequence MVREVFKAKLEELHRDLLRMGSVAEKQISLSIEGLIKQEDTLAKKIIKDDDIVDNMQKEIEDKCIKLIAMQQPLASDLRYIFTTSKIVTDLERIADHAVDIAKITIILKNEVYIKELIDIPRMAEIVQDMLIDALNAYIDKDVDKAYFVCRLDDKVDAIYKQVFSELLIIMMKDINTINQATQFLFICKYLERIADHITNICEWTIYLVTGEQVDLNE encoded by the coding sequence ATGGTAAGAGAGGTTTTTAAAGCTAAATTAGAAGAACTCCATAGAGATCTTTTAAGAATGGGGAGTGTGGCAGAAAAACAAATTTCTTTGAGTATAGAAGGTCTCATAAAACAAGAAGATACTTTAGCAAAGAAAATAATTAAGGATGATGATATAGTAGATAATATGCAGAAAGAAATAGAAGATAAATGTATAAAATTAATTGCAATGCAACAACCTTTGGCCTCGGACTTAAGATATATATTTACTACTAGTAAAATAGTTACAGATTTAGAGAGAATAGCAGACCATGCAGTGGATATAGCGAAAATAACAATTATATTAAAAAATGAGGTTTATATAAAGGAACTTATAGACATTCCGAGGATGGCAGAAATAGTGCAAGATATGCTTATAGATGCATTGAATGCCTATATTGATAAAGATGTAGACAAAGCATATTTCGTTTGTAGATTAGATGATAAAGTAGATGCTATATATAAACAGGTTTTTAGTGAACTTTTAATCATAATGATGAAAGATATAAACACTATAAACCAAGCCACGCAATTTTTATTTATATGCAAATATTTGGAGAGAATAGCGGATCATATAACTAATATATGTGAATGGACTATATATTTAGTTACAGGAGAACAAGTAGACTTGAATGAATAA
- a CDS encoding substrate-binding domain-containing protein, whose translation MKKYLCAIMSFCILVFIGCNSPKKATESNKKPLIICEKSTYPMVMDLVENYNANSGKTADIKLVENVSELKGEKNKDYAIISYKNKKLQNQNKESLGIDGVAIVVDKEKKIYNVTSEELNKICDGAINNWKDINKNQGEINILIFKGIESFLNLKNKVQYVSSSKELKKIMDKDKNIMALVPKMQLNDENLTYIKLDNVELNSNNIKNGLYKITLPINIYYNSKSKEVLSEFIRYVKSDNGKKIIKKYCTDVDKNS comes from the coding sequence ATGAAAAAATATTTATGTGCTATAATGAGTTTTTGCATTTTAGTATTTATAGGTTGTAATTCACCAAAGAAGGCTACGGAAAGTAATAAAAAGCCTCTAATTATTTGTGAAAAATCCACTTATCCTATGGTGATGGATCTAGTGGAAAATTATAATGCAAATAGCGGAAAAACAGCAGATATTAAATTAGTAGAAAATGTTTCAGAATTAAAGGGAGAAAAGAATAAAGATTATGCAATAATAAGTTATAAAAATAAAAAACTACAGAATCAAAATAAGGAATCACTGGGTATTGATGGTGTAGCTATAGTAGTAGATAAAGAGAAAAAGATATACAACGTAACAAGTGAGGAGTTGAATAAAATATGTGATGGAGCCATAAATAACTGGAAAGATATTAATAAAAATCAAGGAGAAATAAATATTTTAATTTTTAAAGGCATAGAAAGTTTTTTGAATTTAAAAAATAAAGTACAATATGTAAGCAGTAGCAAAGAACTAAAAAAGATAATGGATAAAGATAAAAATATTATGGCTTTAGTTCCTAAAATGCAGTTAAATGATGAAAATTTAACGTATATAAAATTAGACAATGTAGAATTGAATTCAAATAATATAAAAAATGGTTTATACAAGATAACACTTCCAATAAATATATATTATAATTCTAAGTCTAAAGAAGTATTAAGTGAATTTATAAGATATGTAAAAAGTGATAATGGTAAGAAAATTATAAAAAAGTATTGTACTGATGTAGATAAAAACTCCTAA
- a CDS encoding DUF512 domain-containing protein, with translation MEKNQILKVQPGGIAEEVGIEPNDKLLSINGNIVKDIIDYKFLITDEFVTIEVEKQNGEIWEIEIEKGYDEELGIEFKDFILDKPRSCHNKCMFCFIDQLPSGMRKTLYFKDDDSRLSFFQGNFVTLTNMSDEEIDRIIKYKISPINVSVHTTNPKLREKMLNNRFAGRLYDIMKKMAAAQIEMNCQVVSCPGINNGKELIKTVEDLYKLYPWVKSVAVVPVGITKFRENLYPLDIYSKDTAREEIFNMKIIQEKYVNEINNPFVRLSDEFYVMAGLDVPKNQFYGEYSQLEDGVGMIRIFRENIEKNLEKLSKKSKGSFTIITGKSAYKEILDASLKVMEYNGNIKINVKKIINHFFGETITVAGLLTGKDIMQQTKEEELGEYIILSDNILRKGYELEQNSDKVLLDDVTIAELERNFNRKIVVCDYTGEDLIDIINSYSEEE, from the coding sequence ATGGAAAAAAATCAAATATTAAAGGTTCAACCTGGAGGAATAGCAGAAGAAGTAGGAATTGAGCCAAATGATAAATTGTTAAGCATAAATGGAAATATAGTTAAAGATATAATCGACTATAAATTTTTAATAACAGATGAATTTGTAACAATAGAAGTAGAAAAACAAAATGGCGAAATTTGGGAAATTGAAATAGAAAAGGGATATGATGAGGAGTTAGGCATAGAATTTAAAGATTTTATTTTAGATAAACCTAGGAGTTGTCATAATAAATGTATGTTTTGTTTTATAGACCAACTTCCAAGTGGTATGAGAAAAACTCTTTATTTTAAAGATGACGATTCAAGATTGTCTTTTTTTCAAGGGAATTTTGTTACTTTAACTAATATGAGTGATGAAGAAATAGATAGAATCATAAAATATAAAATAAGTCCCATAAATGTATCTGTTCATACTACAAATCCTAAATTAAGGGAAAAGATGCTTAATAATAGATTCGCAGGAAGATTGTATGATATTATGAAGAAAATGGCTGCAGCCCAGATAGAAATGAATTGTCAAGTTGTTTCTTGTCCTGGTATAAATAATGGAAAAGAGCTTATAAAAACAGTGGAAGATTTATATAAATTATATCCATGGGTTAAGAGTGTTGCAGTAGTACCAGTAGGTATTACAAAATTTAGAGAAAATTTATATCCTCTAGATATATATTCTAAAGATACCGCTAGAGAAGAAATATTTAATATGAAAATAATACAAGAAAAATATGTAAATGAAATAAATAATCCATTTGTAAGATTATCTGATGAATTTTATGTAATGGCGGGATTGGATGTTCCTAAGAATCAGTTTTATGGTGAATATTCTCAGCTAGAAGATGGGGTGGGAATGATAAGAATCTTTAGAGAAAATATAGAAAAAAATCTTGAAAAATTAAGTAAAAAAAGTAAGGGAAGTTTTACTATAATTACAGGAAAGTCTGCATACAAAGAAATTCTAGATGCTTCTTTAAAAGTAATGGAATATAATGGTAATATAAAAATCAATGTGAAAAAAATAATTAATCATTTCTTTGGTGAAACTATAACTGTAGCAGGATTGTTAACAGGTAAAGACATAATGCAACAAACTAAGGAAGAAGAGTTAGGTGAGTATATAATATTATCTGATAATATCCTTAGAAAAGGGTATGAATTAGAGCAGAATTCTGATAAAGTATTATTGGATGATGTGACTATAGCGGAATTAGAAAGAAATTTTAATAGAAAAATAGTAGTTTGTGATTATACAGGAGAAGATTTAATAGACATAATTAATAGTTACAGTGAGGAGGAATAG
- the der gene encoding ribosome biogenesis GTPase Der: MSKPIVAIVGRPNVGKSTLFNKLAGERISIVDDKPGVTRDRIYAQSEWLNNKFTIIDTGGIEPERDDIIVKQMRRQAQIAIETCDVIMFIVDGKEGLTAADYEVGQMLRKSKKPVVLVVNKIDKIRDEDNKYEFYNLGLGEPNAVSASQALGLGDMLDEVIAHFPKLENEEEEDEFVRMAFVGKPNVGKSSLINRILGEDRNIVSDIPGTTRDSVDSYIETEEGKFILVDTAGIRRKSKVKEEIERYSVIRSLTAVEKADVCILMIDAQEGVSEQDEKIIGYAHEMNKAIMVIVNKWDLIEKDHKTLNKFKMDFQTNLSFIPYAPYLFISAKTGQRTQKVLNMAKECYNSYCKRISTGVLNEVVSRAVLMQEPPVVGGRRLKIYYATQVSIKPPTFVFFVNDTSTLHFSYQRYLENQLRGSFEFNGTGIKLIFRERKE, encoded by the coding sequence ATGTCAAAGCCAATAGTTGCCATAGTAGGAAGACCAAATGTAGGTAAATCTACATTATTTAATAAGTTAGCCGGTGAAAGAATATCAATAGTAGATGATAAACCAGGTGTTACTAGAGATAGAATATACGCACAATCTGAATGGTTAAACAACAAATTTACTATAATAGATACAGGGGGGATAGAGCCTGAAAGAGACGATATAATAGTTAAGCAAATGAGAAGACAGGCGCAAATAGCTATAGAAACATGTGATGTTATAATGTTCATTGTAGATGGGAAAGAAGGACTTACTGCAGCAGACTATGAGGTAGGTCAAATGCTTAGAAAAAGTAAAAAACCTGTAGTATTAGTAGTTAATAAGATAGATAAAATTAGAGATGAAGACAATAAATATGAATTTTATAATTTAGGATTAGGTGAACCTAATGCTGTGTCAGCTTCACAAGCATTAGGCTTAGGAGATATGCTAGATGAAGTAATTGCTCACTTTCCAAAACTAGAAAATGAGGAAGAGGAAGATGAATTTGTAAGAATGGCTTTTGTTGGAAAGCCTAATGTAGGAAAGTCCTCACTTATAAATAGAATATTAGGTGAAGATAGAAATATTGTAAGTGACATACCAGGAACAACTAGAGATTCAGTTGATAGTTACATAGAAACAGAAGAAGGAAAGTTTATACTAGTAGATACAGCTGGTATAAGAAGAAAGAGTAAAGTTAAAGAAGAAATAGAAAGATATAGTGTTATAAGGTCTTTGACAGCAGTAGAAAAAGCAGATGTCTGTATACTTATGATAGATGCACAAGAGGGAGTCAGTGAACAAGACGAAAAAATCATAGGATATGCTCATGAAATGAATAAAGCTATAATGGTGATTGTAAATAAATGGGATTTGATTGAGAAGGACCATAAGACATTAAATAAATTTAAAATGGACTTTCAAACCAATCTATCATTTATACCTTATGCACCATACTTGTTTATATCTGCTAAAACAGGACAAAGAACACAGAAAGTTTTAAATATGGCAAAAGAATGTTACAATAGTTATTGTAAGAGAATATCCACAGGTGTTTTAAATGAAGTAGTAAGTAGAGCTGTATTGATGCAAGAACCTCCTGTAGTTGGAGGAAGGCGATTAAAAATATACTACGCTACTCAAGTGAGTATTAAACCACCTACTTTTGTATTTTTTGTAAATGATACTAGTACGTTACATTTTTCATATCAAAGATATTTAGAAAATCAATTAAGAGGAAGTTTTGAGTTTAATGGTACAGGTATAAAGCTTATATTTAGAGAGAGGAAGGAGTAA
- a CDS encoding NAD(P)H-dependent glycerol-3-phosphate dehydrogenase yields the protein MKKVTFLGGGSFGTALSVMLAKKGLNATLWDRKASVVQDINIKRENIKYLPNIIIPSNVFATNDLKEAIEKNKYIVLAVPSHAVRQLCRDIKTFVTKDKVIISIAKGIDEEKGERLSQVIKSELDIKSVVILSGPSHAEEVALDIPTTVVVSSEQMNVAKEVQDLFTTNKFRVYTNDDLIGVEIGGAVKNIIALAAGISDGVGYGDNTKAALMTRGMSEIVKIGTKLGGKKETFYGLAGMGDLIVTCTSMHSRNRRAGILIGKGNTMEEACHEVGMVVEGVKACRAFYNLSCKLRVSMPITKILYQVLFQGKDVKYGVYELMTRDKKDEI from the coding sequence ATGAAAAAAGTTACTTTCTTAGGAGGGGGAAGTTTTGGAACAGCATTGTCTGTAATGTTAGCTAAGAAAGGTCTTAATGCTACTTTATGGGATAGAAAAGCAAGTGTAGTTCAAGATATTAATATAAAGAGAGAAAATATAAAATATTTACCTAATATTATAATACCTTCAAATGTATTTGCTACTAATGATTTAAAAGAAGCTATAGAAAAAAATAAATATATAGTATTAGCTGTTCCTTCTCATGCAGTTAGACAGTTATGCAGAGATATAAAGACTTTTGTCACTAAAGATAAAGTAATAATAAGTATAGCAAAGGGTATAGACGAAGAAAAGGGAGAAAGATTATCTCAAGTTATAAAAAGTGAATTGGATATAAAATCTGTAGTTATATTATCTGGTCCAAGTCATGCTGAAGAGGTAGCTTTAGATATACCTACTACTGTAGTAGTTAGTTCAGAACAAATGAATGTTGCTAAAGAAGTGCAAGATTTATTTACTACTAACAAATTTAGAGTGTACACAAATGATGATTTAATAGGTGTTGAAATCGGAGGTGCTGTAAAAAATATAATAGCTTTGGCTGCGGGAATTTCTGATGGAGTTGGCTATGGTGATAATACTAAAGCAGCACTTATGACTAGGGGTATGAGTGAAATAGTTAAAATAGGTACTAAATTAGGCGGAAAAAAAGAGACTTTTTATGGACTTGCAGGTATGGGAGATTTAATAGTTACCTGTACAAGTATGCATAGTAGAAATAGAAGAGCTGGAATACTTATAGGCAAAGGAAACACCATGGAAGAAGCTTGTCATGAAGTTGGAATGGTAGTAGAGGGAGTAAAGGCGTGTAGAGCTTTTTATAATCTGAGCTGTAAGTTAAGAGTTTCTATGCCCATTACAAAAATACTATATCAAGTTCTATTTCAAGGAAAAGATGTTAAATATGGTGTATATGAACTTATGACTAGAGATAAAAAAGACGAGATATAG